A genome region from Arachidicoccus soli includes the following:
- a CDS encoding TetR/AcrR family transcriptional regulator yields MTDKKAHIVNVAIELFSKNGFEGTSMRDLASAAGVNIAMINYYFGTKEKLFETIVESRSNQMRIVLETVVQDEKMTSINKVERMIELQVEKVLERRHFHKVLQTEVMLNKRPELNAAIGTIFKRNGLLYRAIIEEGYKSGEFKKVDPSLVVSTIVGTINHIFLSRTICGLVFTPQEGVNPFEDTKIRKKVIDYLKHLMRCLLLKDND; encoded by the coding sequence ATGACGGACAAAAAAGCACATATTGTAAATGTAGCTATAGAATTATTCTCAAAGAACGGTTTTGAAGGGACGTCTATGCGTGACTTGGCAAGTGCTGCCGGTGTGAATATTGCCATGATTAATTATTATTTCGGGACAAAAGAGAAACTATTTGAAACAATAGTTGAAAGCCGTTCCAATCAAATGCGTATCGTTCTGGAGACGGTGGTACAAGACGAAAAGATGACGTCCATCAATAAAGTGGAAAGAATGATTGAATTACAGGTTGAGAAAGTTTTGGAAAGAAGACATTTTCATAAAGTATTGCAGACTGAAGTAATGCTCAATAAGCGCCCTGAATTAAATGCAGCAATTGGTACGATTTTTAAAAGGAATGGCCTGCTCTATCGTGCAATTATTGAAGAAGGATATAAGTCCGGTGAATTTAAAAAAGTTGATCCTAGTCTGGTGGTTTCTACGATTGTTGGAACCATTAACCACATATTTTTATCGCGTACTATTTGTGGCCTGGTATTTACGCCGCAAGAAGGTGTCAATCCATTTGAAGATACTAAGATTAGAAAAAAAGTGATTGATTATTTAAAACATTTAATGCGTTGCCTTCTTTTGAAAGACAATGATTAA
- the mazG gene encoding nucleoside triphosphate pyrophosphohydrolase: MANELIADKFLRLKQIMDELRSQCPWDKKQTIHSLRPMTIEEIYELAAAIDEENWDEIKEELGDIWLHLLFYTKIASEQEKFSLEDVLETITEKMIKRHPHIYGDTKVANEEDVKRNWQKIKLQEEGKKSVLSGVPKGMPSIAKSTRIQEKVKQVGFEWEQKEDVWKKVEEELEELKMAETSGNCHDMEEELGDVFFSLINYARFLKVDAEAALEKCNKKFITRFQLMETMAMQENKILTDLSLEEMDVLWNKAKKLLKNNG; encoded by the coding sequence ATGGCAAACGAGCTTATAGCAGATAAATTTTTACGATTAAAGCAAATAATGGACGAATTGCGCAGCCAATGTCCTTGGGATAAAAAGCAGACAATCCATTCACTTAGACCGATGACAATTGAAGAAATTTATGAATTAGCAGCTGCAATTGATGAAGAGAATTGGGATGAAATAAAAGAAGAGTTGGGGGATATATGGTTGCATTTACTTTTTTACACCAAAATTGCGTCGGAGCAAGAGAAGTTTTCATTGGAAGATGTATTGGAAACCATCACCGAAAAGATGATAAAAAGGCATCCCCACATTTATGGTGACACAAAAGTAGCAAATGAGGAAGATGTAAAAAGAAATTGGCAGAAAATAAAACTACAGGAAGAAGGCAAAAAATCGGTGTTGAGTGGCGTGCCCAAAGGCATGCCTTCTATTGCAAAATCTACACGAATACAGGAGAAAGTGAAACAAGTGGGGTTTGAATGGGAGCAAAAAGAAGATGTCTGGAAAAAAGTAGAGGAAGAATTGGAAGAATTAAAAATGGCCGAAACATCGGGCAATTGCCATGATATGGAGGAAGAATTAGGGGATGTTTTTTTTAGTCTGATAAATTACGCACGCTTTTTGAAGGTAGATGCCGAGGCCGCATTAGAAAAATGCAACAAAAAATTTATAACTCGTTTTCAACTGATGGAGACAATGGCTATGCAAGAAAACAAAATACTGACGGACCTATCATTAGAAGAAATGGATGTATTATGGAATAAGGCCAAAAAGCTTTTAAAAAATAACGGTTAA
- a CDS encoding sensor histidine kinase, translating to MKENAISHNPLFKNAYLLIIAAWLFTISFIVSNYWAYNSTPLKVQQGFEHYLSEREFVFEELTTDTSKLSVLLNDNSDKSSLQLGDADFGIFLFKESDTGTFHEIYWNTFNMSLSPSDINLPDGYYPFNGTNGFFELLKMSISKDGANYVIASLIPIKWKYFIENKYISNSFAYSNSLRGKYYIASGHNGFPIYNSKGRSVFRLAQYNQSNSSEPNSLSITLTLIGLAFVLIFINSKINELASKRGFFYGLGCLFFIVIIIRLLAYWFPIPFNFRSYELFSPLVYASSVIHASLGDLLINVLLFFWITFFIKYRQQELISKKANYWVIKYKKAVGVASLFLFALLTLYLLNIVCSLVVDSKIPLNVTDFFHLNIYTLVTFFILTFIILSYYNLSYFLMLPAIHAGLDKWWRIILLVASGLLIITLQIIPGFIFIKLASLLWLTIYCLILDFRKEDLPKALVSSPYFLFWLMFFAASITMIIRGIDSRDLEQKKWFAQSLAEQSDNSRKSLLNMAIGNFSDFFLEDNFHRMQSANQNKFIKDSLMANNFSGFLNNYDYDIFTFDSLEHPLFNKDSTSFNALNALISTMSKHSNIPNLYVYEPKGKQFEYILRKKITARDDTHQNLGYIFLIIYPKRSSNNDLSNGLLKEGSFMSEEAPPAYAYAIYQNRHLIKNNDAYGFSDSITKAQIPRGDFNEVKNSKTDELWYNAGNNMVIVVMQKSSDFISGLTLFAYIFSSFVAFIVLLKFLGFLFQSRFKWAIIRQSLKFKIRLQIHATIIFISAFSFIIIGISTISFFIMRFNKSNQERLTENVQILVNEIQESLARNLPFTLKTPNDLDNFFSRNEIDKTVIDLANMNKQEVNLYNLQGSLKASSQPYIFNKNIVSNKMQPDAYYLLHYKHRIKVLQNEKIGKFQFLSMYVPIYDSAKSPIAYLNVPFLNSQSELEQEISSFLVTVINLNALIFLLAGAIAALLTLRITQSFSVIKDKMRKINVGMENEEISWNRKDEIGDLVKEYNIMVRKLNDNIKALAQSEREGAWKEMAQQVAHEIKNPLTPMKLSLQFLKRAADNNADNINELAKKVPNMLIEQINQLAKIANDFSHFAKIQSIKPERFNVSEILEPLIMLNQAQENVKINYTKPVTPNIIFADKTQINRLFTNLIKNGIEASAKKDKIEISIFEERIENQVLIAVQDNGEGISKEESGKLFEPNFTTKSSGTGLGLAICKGIVENAKGQIWFESIKDKGATFYVSLPLLDEEEEEEINTI from the coding sequence GTGAAGGAGAACGCTATATCTCATAACCCTCTTTTTAAAAATGCCTATTTATTGATAATAGCTGCATGGTTGTTTACTATTTCCTTTATTGTTAGTAATTACTGGGCATATAATTCTACCCCCTTAAAAGTACAGCAGGGCTTTGAGCATTACCTCTCAGAAAGAGAATTTGTTTTTGAAGAGCTAACAACAGATACATCTAAATTATCGGTCTTATTAAATGACAACTCTGACAAATCATCCCTTCAATTAGGGGATGCGGATTTTGGTATATTCTTGTTTAAAGAATCAGATACGGGTACTTTTCACGAGATCTATTGGAATACATTTAATATGAGTTTATCGCCATCAGATATAAACCTACCCGATGGATATTATCCTTTTAACGGCACCAATGGCTTCTTTGAATTATTGAAAATGTCGATTTCAAAAGACGGGGCGAACTATGTTATAGCCAGTCTTATCCCTATAAAATGGAAATATTTTATAGAGAATAAATACATCAGTAATTCATTTGCTTATTCCAATTCACTTAGAGGTAAATATTATATTGCTTCCGGCCACAACGGATTTCCCATTTATAATTCAAAAGGGAGGTCAGTTTTTAGATTGGCGCAATACAATCAAAGCAACAGTTCAGAACCCAATTCATTATCCATCACTTTGACATTGATTGGCCTGGCCTTTGTTCTAATTTTCATCAATAGTAAAATTAATGAACTCGCTTCAAAACGAGGTTTTTTTTATGGTTTGGGATGTCTTTTTTTTATTGTAATTATCATCAGGCTTCTCGCCTATTGGTTTCCTATTCCATTCAACTTCAGAAGTTATGAATTGTTCTCGCCCCTGGTCTATGCCTCCAGTGTCATACATGCCTCTTTGGGGGATTTATTGATAAATGTGCTTTTGTTCTTTTGGATAACATTCTTTATAAAATACAGACAGCAGGAACTGATTTCAAAAAAGGCAAATTATTGGGTTATTAAATACAAAAAAGCTGTCGGGGTCGCATCCTTGTTCTTATTTGCCTTGCTCACCCTTTACCTGCTTAATATAGTATGCAGCCTGGTCGTTGATTCTAAGATCCCCTTAAATGTTACGGATTTTTTCCATTTAAACATTTATACCCTGGTTACTTTTTTTATTCTCACTTTCATTATATTAAGTTATTACAACCTTTCTTATTTTCTAATGCTGCCGGCTATTCATGCTGGATTGGATAAGTGGTGGCGTATTATTTTATTGGTAGCTTCCGGTCTGCTTATTATTACTTTACAAATTATCCCAGGCTTCATTTTTATCAAACTTGCCTCTTTACTTTGGCTGACAATTTATTGCCTTATTCTTGATTTCAGAAAAGAAGATTTACCAAAGGCCTTAGTCAGCTCTCCTTATTTTCTATTTTGGCTGATGTTTTTTGCAGCGTCGATTACGATGATAATTAGAGGAATTGACAGCAGGGATTTAGAGCAGAAAAAATGGTTTGCGCAAAGCTTAGCTGAACAGTCGGACAATTCCAGGAAAAGTTTATTGAATATGGCAATTGGCAACTTCAGCGACTTTTTTCTGGAAGACAACTTTCATAGGATGCAGTCTGCTAATCAGAATAAGTTTATAAAAGATAGCCTGATGGCGAATAATTTTTCCGGATTTTTAAATAATTATGACTATGATATATTCACTTTCGATAGTTTAGAACATCCCTTATTTAACAAAGACTCTACTTCATTTAATGCGCTGAATGCCCTTATCAGCACAATGAGCAAACACAGTAATATTCCAAACCTCTATGTGTATGAACCAAAAGGGAAGCAATTTGAATATATCCTTCGAAAGAAGATTACGGCAAGAGATGATACACATCAAAACCTGGGCTATATCTTTTTGATAATATATCCCAAGCGGTCCTCTAACAATGATTTATCCAATGGGCTATTAAAGGAGGGCTCTTTCATGTCAGAAGAAGCCCCGCCCGCCTATGCATATGCCATTTACCAAAATAGGCATCTGATTAAAAATAACGATGCTTACGGATTTTCTGATTCCATCACAAAAGCTCAGATTCCAAGGGGTGATTTTAATGAAGTGAAAAATAGTAAAACAGACGAGTTATGGTATAATGCAGGTAATAATATGGTGATTGTGGTCATGCAGAAAAGCAGCGACTTTATTTCAGGGCTTACCTTATTTGCTTATATATTTTCCTCTTTTGTAGCTTTTATTGTATTATTAAAATTTCTTGGATTCCTATTTCAGTCCCGTTTCAAATGGGCAATCATCAGGCAATCCCTCAAATTCAAAATAAGGCTACAAATACATGCGACCATTATATTTATTAGCGCATTTTCATTTATCATCATTGGCATCTCTACTATTTCATTTTTCATTATGCGGTTCAACAAAAGTAATCAGGAGCGGCTTACAGAGAATGTGCAAATATTAGTCAATGAAATACAGGAAAGTCTCGCCAGGAACTTACCATTTACTTTAAAAACACCTAATGATTTAGACAACTTTTTCAGTAGAAATGAGATTGATAAAACAGTTATTGATTTAGCAAATATGAATAAACAGGAGGTAAACTTATACAACCTCCAAGGTAGTTTGAAAGCTTCTTCTCAACCTTATATCTTTAATAAGAATATTGTAAGTAACAAGATGCAACCCGATGCCTATTATTTGTTACACTATAAACATCGCATTAAAGTACTTCAAAACGAAAAAATAGGGAAATTCCAATTCTTAAGCATGTATGTTCCCATTTATGATAGTGCTAAAAGCCCCATTGCTTACCTGAATGTACCTTTCCTAAATTCACAAAGCGAACTAGAACAAGAAATATCCAGTTTTCTGGTTACCGTTATCAACCTTAATGCGCTTATATTTTTATTGGCTGGAGCCATCGCGGCATTGCTTACGCTGCGCATTACGCAATCCTTCTCTGTTATTAAAGATAAAATGCGGAAAATAAATGTGGGTATGGAGAATGAGGAAATTTCCTGGAATAGAAAGGATGAAATCGGCGACCTGGTAAAGGAATATAATATAATGGTACGTAAATTAAATGATAATATAAAAGCATTGGCGCAAAGTGAACGTGAGGGAGCATGGAAGGAAATGGCACAACAGGTTGCCCATGAGATTAAGAATCCGCTAACACCCATGAAGCTGAGTCTTCAGTTCCTAAAACGTGCTGCGGACAATAATGCCGACAATATAAATGAGCTGGCTAAAAAAGTACCTAATATGTTGATCGAGCAAATAAATCAATTAGCAAAAATTGCCAATGATTTCTCTCATTTTGCAAAGATCCAGTCTATAAAACCTGAACGATTTAATGTAAGTGAGATTTTAGAGCCACTGATCATGCTTAATCAAGCACAGGAAAATGTCAAAATCAATTATACAAAACCCGTTACACCCAATATCATCTTCGCAGATAAAACACAAATAAACCGGTTATTTACCAACCTTATAAAAAACGGAATCGAAGCCTCTGCAAAAAAAGATAAGATTGAGATCTCTATCTTCGAAGAAAGAATAGAAAATCAAGTCTTAATAGCCGTTCAAGACAATGGTGAAGGTATTTCAAAAGAAGAGTCAGGTAAACTTTTTGAACCCAATTTTACGACCAAATCTTCGGGAACTGGTTTAGGGTTGGCTATTTGCAAGGGTATTGTAGAAAATGCAAAAGGCCAAATATGGTTCGAAAGCATTAAGGATAAGGGTGCTACATTCTATGTAAGTCTTCCATTGCTGGATGAGGAAGAAGAAGAAGAAATCAATACCATTTAA
- the apaG gene encoding Co2+/Mg2+ efflux protein ApaG, which yields MTFQISQGIKINVEIFYQPEQSNPLQQEHLFSYRITIENHNTFTVRLLSRHWYIFDSNGTRQEVEGEGVIGSQPYIESENAFQYVSGVNLVSEMGRMYGEYTMENQTTKELFKVMIPAFELIVPDKMN from the coding sequence ATGACTTTTCAAATATCACAAGGGATAAAAATAAATGTAGAAATATTCTATCAGCCGGAACAAAGCAATCCTTTGCAACAAGAACATTTATTTTCCTACAGAATTACAATTGAAAATCATAATACTTTTACAGTGCGCTTATTAAGCAGACATTGGTATATTTTTGACAGTAATGGAACAAGGCAGGAAGTAGAAGGCGAAGGCGTAATAGGATCGCAACCTTATATTGAATCGGAGAACGCTTTTCAATATGTAAGTGGTGTAAATCTAGTCTCTGAAATGGGAAGAATGTATGGGGAATATACAATGGAAAATCAAACTACTAAAGAACTTTTTAAAGTGATGATTCCGGCATTCGAACTTATTGTTCCAGACAAAATGAATTAA
- a CDS encoding asparaginase domain-containing protein: MAIRILVTGGTFDKEYDMINGKLDFEETHVPEMLKLGRCTIDTELRTLMMVDSLEMNDSDRELILHNCRTVPEEKILLTHGTDTMELTAQFLAKEQLPKTIVITGAMIPYKFGSSDGFFNLGAALAFLQTLPHGVYVAMNGRYYNWDNVRKNKKTGFFEELK; this comes from the coding sequence ATGGCAATACGTATTTTAGTCACTGGCGGTACTTTTGATAAAGAGTATGATATGATTAACGGCAAATTGGACTTTGAGGAAACTCATGTGCCCGAAATGCTGAAACTTGGTCGATGTACAATTGATACAGAATTGCGTACTTTAATGATGGTGGATAGTCTGGAAATGAATGACTCAGATAGAGAACTGATTTTACATAATTGCAGAACGGTACCTGAAGAGAAAATTTTACTTACCCATGGTACAGATACCATGGAATTAACTGCTCAATTTCTGGCTAAGGAGCAGTTACCAAAAACTATCGTCATCACAGGCGCCATGATACCATATAAGTTTGGTAGTTCTGATGGCTTCTTTAACCTGGGGGCTGCACTGGCCTTTTTACAAACATTGCCGCATGGTGTATACGTAGCCATGAATGGCCGTTATTATAATTGGGATAATGTGCGAAAAAATAAAAAGACCGGTTTTTTTGAGGAGCTGAAATAA
- a CDS encoding RNA methyltransferase, with protein MQKLSMDELGRKSIDEFKEAKKKPVIAVLDNVRSMNNVGSVFRTADAFLLEAIFLCGYTPKPPHRDIHKTALGATETVDWVSFENTIDAVQALKEKGFAVFAVEQATGSNSLEEFNFSNHERIALVLGNEVEGVQQTVIDLCDGCIEIPQYGTKHSLNISIAAGIVLWEATKQVHHS; from the coding sequence ATGCAGAAGTTAAGTATGGATGAATTAGGTAGAAAATCTATTGATGAATTTAAAGAAGCAAAAAAGAAACCGGTAATTGCAGTTTTGGATAATGTGCGTAGTATGAATAATGTAGGGAGTGTGTTTCGCACAGCGGATGCCTTTTTATTGGAAGCTATCTTCTTGTGTGGTTACACGCCAAAACCTCCGCATCGTGATATTCATAAAACAGCTTTGGGTGCTACCGAAACAGTTGATTGGGTTAGCTTTGAAAACACGATAGATGCAGTACAAGCATTGAAGGAGAAAGGCTTTGCTGTGTTTGCTGTTGAGCAGGCTACTGGCAGTAATTCTTTAGAAGAGTTTAATTTTTCAAATCATGAAAGGATCGCATTGGTTCTGGGTAATGAAGTAGAAGGTGTACAACAAACTGTAATAGATCTTTGTGATGGATGCATCGAGATACCCCAATATGGCACAAAGCATTCACTTAATATTTCTATTGCTGCAGGTATCGTGTTATGGGAAGCAACGAAGCAGGTTCATCATTCTTAG
- a CDS encoding alpha/beta fold hydrolase: MNAYFISGLGADKQMFRRIELPEEFNIVYLEWINPLKGESFEHYAKRLAQGIDQSTDFILIGLSLGGLISVEMNKFLRPTFTILISSVVNKQALPFWFVVAGRLHVPKITPSYFYHHNNFFTNWLFGAHSKEDKQLLKSVMRNASPGFVHWAIPRILNWNNKLIPERMLHLHGTKDVILPFRRIKNAIGVEGGTHFMVFNRAKEINKILADKLSAI, from the coding sequence ATGAATGCATATTTTATTAGTGGTTTAGGGGCAGATAAGCAAATGTTCCGGCGGATCGAACTGCCGGAAGAATTTAATATTGTATATCTTGAATGGATTAACCCATTGAAAGGAGAATCTTTTGAACACTATGCAAAACGGTTGGCTCAGGGGATTGATCAAAGCACGGACTTTATATTAATTGGTCTTTCCCTAGGTGGATTAATATCAGTAGAAATGAATAAATTTCTTCGGCCAACATTTACCATACTTATTTCAAGTGTTGTCAACAAGCAGGCCTTGCCTTTCTGGTTTGTGGTTGCAGGGAGATTACATGTCCCCAAAATTACCCCCTCTTATTTTTATCATCATAATAATTTTTTCACCAATTGGTTATTCGGAGCCCATTCAAAAGAAGATAAACAATTACTGAAATCAGTAATGCGCAATGCTTCACCCGGGTTTGTGCATTGGGCAATTCCGCGAATATTAAATTGGAACAACAAATTGATCCCCGAAAGGATGTTGCATTTACATGGAACTAAAGATGTGATTCTTCCTTTTAGGAGAATAAAAAATGCAATTGGCGTTGAAGGCGGTACACATTTTATGGTGTTTAATCGAGCTAAAGAAATCAATAAAATTTTAGCAGATAAACTCTCAGCAATTTAA
- a CDS encoding queuosine precursor transporter: MINQFLKDKPSKLFLGFAAFFVANALIAECIGGKIFSLEEVFGFAPANLTLFGQSGLSFTLTCGVLLWPFEFVITDIVNEFFGPKAVKRISYTTIILIGYAYLMFYLCIKTPPAQFWIGSYKTYGIPNMQNAFYGVFGQGMWIILGSLVAFMFSQLVDVYVFHKIKKRTGNKMIWLRSTGSTLVSQLVDSYIVLIIAFKIGNNWSWPQVLAIGMMNYIYKFVVAIILTPVIVWVEKWIENYVGHKTAHQMKLQAMGQPAEVFENIPTAG; encoded by the coding sequence ATGATTAATCAATTCTTAAAGGATAAACCATCCAAATTGTTTTTAGGCTTCGCAGCCTTCTTTGTGGCCAATGCATTAATTGCTGAATGTATTGGCGGTAAAATATTTTCTTTAGAAGAAGTTTTTGGTTTTGCACCAGCCAATCTGACTTTGTTTGGGCAAAGTGGATTGTCATTTACACTCACTTGTGGTGTCTTACTTTGGCCTTTTGAATTTGTAATTACCGATATTGTCAATGAATTTTTTGGCCCTAAAGCTGTGAAACGTATCAGTTACACAACGATTATTCTGATAGGTTATGCCTATCTGATGTTTTATCTGTGCATTAAAACGCCGCCTGCGCAATTTTGGATCGGCTCTTATAAAACTTATGGTATTCCTAATATGCAAAATGCTTTTTATGGTGTTTTTGGTCAGGGCATGTGGATAATTTTAGGAAGCTTAGTGGCTTTTATGTTTAGTCAGCTGGTTGATGTATACGTTTTTCACAAGATAAAAAAACGCACAGGTAATAAAATGATATGGCTGCGTTCAACGGGCTCTACATTAGTCTCACAATTAGTGGATAGTTATATCGTTTTAATCATCGCATTTAAAATTGGTAATAACTGGAGCTGGCCACAAGTGCTAGCGATAGGAATGATGAATTATATCTACAAATTTGTAGTCGCCATTATTTTAACACCGGTAATTGTATGGGTGGAAAAATGGATTGAAAATTATGTGGGACACAAAACAGCTCATCAAATGAAGTTACAGGCGATGGGACAACCTGCAGAAGTGTTTGAAAATATCCCAACGGCAGGATGA
- the tnpA gene encoding IS200/IS605 family transposase, whose amino-acid sequence MSQKSNYQSTNRSKHYLKCHLIFVCKYRKAMLVGQLNDDVKRIFLSIAENSDFEIEVMETDTDHVHFLIRYIPRLSIVQIVRRLKQESTRQLWLLHGKILRKQYWYQKLLWSDGYFVCSIGEASPETVRQYILSQG is encoded by the coding sequence ATGTCTCAAAAATCTAACTACCAGTCCACCAATCGTTCAAAGCACTACTTAAAATGCCATCTCATTTTTGTTTGTAAGTACCGTAAGGCAATGCTTGTCGGTCAGCTTAATGATGATGTTAAGCGTATCTTTCTCTCTATCGCTGAAAATTCAGATTTTGAAATTGAAGTGATGGAGACAGATACAGACCATGTACATTTCCTTATTCGCTACATTCCTCGCCTGTCTATTGTGCAAATTGTTCGCAGGTTAAAGCAGGAAAGCACTCGTCAGTTGTGGTTGCTGCATGGCAAAATACTCCGTAAGCAATATTGGTATCAGAAATTACTTTGGTCGGATGGCTATTTCGTTTGTTCCATTGGTGAAGCATCACCTGAAACAGTCAGGCAATACATCCTTTCACAAGGTTAA
- a CDS encoding RNA-guided endonuclease TnpB family protein, producing the protein MLKAYKYCLLPTEEQKQQLAMFFGSCRFVFNLGLETKMQAWTTARKHLTCIDLANQMKELKDTEATWLQECPSQTLQMSLRNLDNAYTQFFKGGGFPKFKSKHRKQSIQFPQGVKTDFENSIIFLPKLKNVTCIFHRQFKGEIKTVTVSRTSTGKYFVSILVENQKQLPKKKPVMQKTTVGIDMGVKTFATLSDGTTFDNPKHLRNNLRRLRVEQRKLSRRFKRGAKEQSKNFLKQKLVVAKLHEHIKNQREDYLHKASTHIIRSYNSICLEDLNIKGMMQNEKIALAIGEVGWHKFKTMLEYKAEWYGKNILYIGRFQPSSKLCSHCGHIFKELSLKDRSWTCQSCGTHHERDENAALNIKTFGLRIKPSTVNVSH; encoded by the coding sequence ATGCTCAAAGCCTACAAATATTGCCTCCTGCCTACCGAAGAACAAAAGCAACAACTGGCTATGTTCTTTGGTAGCTGTCGTTTTGTTTTCAATCTTGGACTGGAAACAAAAATGCAAGCATGGACTACCGCACGTAAGCATTTAACCTGTATAGACCTTGCGAACCAGATGAAGGAACTGAAAGACACCGAAGCAACATGGTTGCAGGAGTGCCCTTCACAAACGCTTCAAATGAGTTTGAGAAACTTAGACAATGCCTACACCCAATTCTTTAAAGGTGGCGGCTTCCCTAAGTTTAAATCAAAGCATCGCAAACAATCCATACAGTTTCCGCAAGGTGTGAAAACAGACTTTGAGAACAGTATCATCTTCCTCCCGAAGCTGAAAAATGTAACCTGTATTTTTCATCGCCAATTTAAAGGCGAGATTAAAACAGTAACCGTTTCCAGGACTTCAACAGGCAAATACTTCGTAAGCATACTGGTTGAGAACCAAAAGCAGTTGCCGAAGAAAAAACCTGTAATGCAGAAAACAACCGTTGGAATAGATATGGGCGTGAAAACTTTTGCTACCCTTTCAGACGGAACAACCTTTGACAATCCAAAGCATCTAAGAAATAATCTTAGAAGGCTTCGGGTAGAACAAAGAAAGTTGAGCCGTAGATTTAAAAGGGGTGCGAAGGAGCAAAGCAAAAACTTCCTGAAACAAAAACTGGTAGTTGCTAAACTTCACGAACACATCAAAAACCAACGTGAGGACTACTTACACAAAGCAAGTACGCACATCATTCGTTCTTACAACAGCATTTGCCTTGAAGATTTAAACATCAAAGGCATGATGCAAAACGAAAAAATTGCCCTTGCTATTGGTGAAGTAGGATGGCACAAATTCAAAACGATGCTGGAATACAAAGCCGAATGGTACGGAAAGAATATCCTGTACATCGGCAGGTTTCAACCATCGTCCAAATTGTGTTCACATTGCGGACATATTTTCAAAGAACTAAGTTTGAAGGACAGGTCTTGGACTTGTCAATCATGCGGCACTCATCACGAAAGAGATGAAAATGCCGCTTTGAATATTAAAACATTCGGGCTTCGGATAAAGCCTTCAACCGTTAACGTGAGCCATTAG